In the genome of Leptospira inadai serovar Lyme str. 10, one region contains:
- a CDS encoding MaoC family dehydratase, which produces MYEKGKTFDEISIGDSASFTKTITETDIYLFAGISGDFNPLHVDEEYAKTTSFGTRIAHGGLAASLLAPVLGMKLPGLGTIALETVTKFRKPVFPGDTITCKVEVKEKIPRLKAVAMNIEWKNQKGEIIGKGECKVIPPGPSGK; this is translated from the coding sequence ATGTACGAAAAAGGAAAGACCTTCGACGAAATTTCGATCGGAGACTCGGCGAGTTTTACTAAGACGATTACCGAAACCGATATTTATTTATTTGCGGGGATTAGCGGCGATTTTAACCCCTTGCATGTCGACGAAGAGTATGCAAAAACGACTTCTTTCGGGACGAGGATCGCGCACGGAGGCTTGGCGGCATCCCTACTTGCTCCCGTTCTCGGTATGAAACTTCCCGGGTTGGGAACGATCGCGCTAGAAACCGTAACGAAATTTCGGAAACCCGTTTTTCCCGGAGATACGATCACCTGCAAAGTCGAAGTGAAAGAGAAAATCCCGAGGCTTAAGGCCGTTGCGATGAATATCGAATGGAAGAATCAAAAGGGCGAAATCATCGGCAAAGGGGAATGCAAAGTTATT